Proteins encoded together in one Thermococcus barophilus MP window:
- a CDS encoding aldolase → MSQLIKSILVKYSRLAHERGLTAAFGGNLSILFNGKIFIKATGAVMDTMTEQQVAVIDLNGKQISAVKPSSEWRLHLFIYREREDIRAIAHLHPPYSIVASIILKGELPIITPEAEIYLKKIPIAEFKPAGSEELAKEVTKYIKNHDAVLMERHGIVTVGKSLREAFYKAELVEESAKLWYLIEGKR, encoded by the coding sequence ATGAGTCAGCTCATAAAGTCTATTCTTGTCAAGTATTCGCGCTTAGCTCATGAGAGAGGATTAACTGCTGCATTTGGCGGAAATCTGAGCATTCTTTTTAACGGAAAGATATTCATAAAAGCCACAGGAGCTGTTATGGATACCATGACGGAGCAGCAAGTGGCAGTCATTGACCTGAATGGGAAGCAAATCTCAGCTGTTAAGCCTTCATCAGAATGGAGGCTCCATTTGTTCATTTACCGCGAAAGAGAAGACATAAGGGCAATAGCTCATCTTCATCCTCCATACTCCATTGTTGCCTCAATCATTTTGAAGGGAGAACTTCCAATAATAACCCCAGAAGCAGAAATCTATCTCAAGAAAATTCCAATTGCAGAGTTTAAGCCAGCGGGAAGCGAAGAACTTGCAAAAGAAGTCACAAAATACATTAAAAATCATGATGCAGTTTTAATGGAGAGACACGGAATTGTCACAGTAGGAAAAAGCTTGAGAGAAGCGTTCTACAAAGCGGAGCTTGTCGAGGAAAGTGCAAAGCTTTGGTATTTAATAGAGGGCAAAAGGTGA
- a CDS encoding UPF0147 family protein, with protein sequence MSDVEERINQIIQVLKEQVVQDTIVPRNIRRAAEEAIEHLMDRSKEPAVRAADAIAILEEISEDPNMPLHTRTIIWEVLGALEQIQ encoded by the coding sequence ATGAGTGATGTTGAGGAGAGGATCAACCAGATTATTCAGGTTCTCAAGGAGCAAGTTGTTCAAGACACAATTGTCCCAAGAAATATTAGAAGGGCCGCTGAAGAGGCAATTGAGCACTTGATGGATAGAAGTAAAGAGCCCGCTGTTAGGGCAGCCGATGCTATCGCAATCCTTGAGGAGATTAGTGAAGATCCAAACATGCCTCTCCACACAAGAACCATAATCTGGGAAGTTTTAGGTGCCTTGGAGCAGATTCAGTGA
- the cobO gene encoding cob(I)yrinic acid a,c-diamide adenosyltransferase, producing the protein MSESWKKKLGLVHIYTGNGKGKTTAALGLALRMLGNGGRVIIIQFMKAPKVYGEYFMAEKCGYVIESYGLPKFVHGEPDEDDVQAAKRALERAKEVVKSGEWDLVVLDEICVALGFGMLDVEEVKELVKSKAPNTELVLTGRYCPEELFELADYVTEMREIKHPYQKGITARRGVEY; encoded by the coding sequence ATGAGTGAAAGCTGGAAGAAAAAGCTTGGTTTGGTTCACATATACACAGGCAACGGGAAGGGAAAAACCACTGCGGCTTTAGGTTTAGCTTTGAGGATGCTCGGTAATGGGGGGAGAGTGATTATAATCCAGTTTATGAAAGCTCCGAAGGTTTATGGGGAGTACTTCATGGCTGAGAAGTGCGGTTATGTTATAGAGTCCTATGGCTTGCCTAAGTTTGTTCATGGAGAGCCAGATGAGGATGATGTTCAGGCAGCAAAGAGAGCTCTGGAAAGGGCTAAGGAAGTGGTTAAAAGTGGTGAATGGGATTTGGTGGTTTTGGATGAGATATGCGTTGCTCTTGGCTTTGGAATGCTTGACGTTGAGGAAGTAAAGGAGCTGGTAAAAAGCAAAGCTCCAAACACCGAGCTTGTTTTAACGGGTCGCTACTGTCCTGAGGAACTCTTTGAGCTTGCTGATTACGTGACTGAGATGAGAGAAATAAAGCATCCCTATCAAAAAGGGATCACAGCCAGAAGAGGGGTCGAGTATTAA
- a CDS encoding DmpA family aminopeptidase: MKAPDLGIKIGFYEHGKRNSITDVKGIKVGHVTLIKGEGKLVPGKGPVRTGVTVILPHDGNIFKEKLLASVFVMNGYAKPVGLTQIRELGTLETPIALTNTLSVYTVADALTDYMLEQNEDIGVTTGSVNPVVLECNDSYLNDLRGKHVKKEHVFEAIKNASEDFEEGSVGAGTGMSSFEFKGGIGSSSRVIEIEGKRYTVGALVLNNFGKREDLTIAGVPVGWELRDYPGRAKPSKGSIIMILATDAPLTARQLSRLAKRAVVGLARTGGYAYHGSGDIALAFSTAQRIKHYQRGEFEMKMLPDARLNRLFKAAAEATEEAIINSLLQAKTMTGRDNHIRYALPHDKLIEIMKKYRRLEG; the protein is encoded by the coding sequence ATGAAAGCTCCGGACTTGGGAATTAAAATTGGATTTTATGAGCATGGAAAAAGGAACTCAATAACTGACGTTAAAGGCATTAAAGTTGGCCATGTAACTCTGATCAAAGGAGAAGGAAAGCTCGTTCCCGGAAAAGGTCCAGTTAGGACAGGTGTCACTGTTATTTTACCACATGATGGAAACATCTTCAAAGAGAAGCTCTTGGCAAGTGTCTTTGTGATGAACGGCTATGCAAAGCCCGTAGGACTGACTCAAATTAGAGAACTCGGCACACTCGAGACCCCCATAGCTTTAACAAATACTTTAAGCGTTTATACTGTTGCCGATGCCCTAACTGATTACATGCTCGAGCAGAATGAAGATATAGGAGTTACAACGGGCTCAGTAAATCCTGTCGTTCTGGAGTGCAACGATTCCTATTTGAACGACCTCAGGGGAAAGCATGTGAAAAAAGAACATGTCTTTGAGGCAATAAAAAACGCAAGCGAGGACTTTGAGGAAGGTTCGGTTGGAGCAGGGACTGGAATGAGCTCCTTTGAATTTAAGGGCGGAATAGGTTCTTCTTCAAGAGTCATTGAGATTGAGGGCAAGAGATACACGGTGGGTGCTCTGGTTTTAAACAATTTTGGAAAGAGGGAGGATTTAACAATTGCTGGAGTTCCCGTCGGCTGGGAGCTTAGAGATTACCCGGGAAGAGCGAAGCCGAGCAAAGGGAGCATCATAATGATCCTTGCGACAGATGCTCCGCTGACAGCAAGGCAGCTCTCCAGGTTGGCTAAAAGAGCAGTGGTTGGCTTAGCGAGAACTGGAGGTTACGCCTATCACGGAAGCGGTGACATAGCTTTGGCATTTTCAACGGCTCAAAGGATAAAGCACTATCAAAGAGGGGAGTTTGAAATGAAAATGCTCCCTGATGCAAGGCTCAACCGTCTCTTTAAAGCAGCTGCTGAAGCAACAGAAGAGGCGATAATCAACTCTCTGCTCCAAGCAAAGACAATGACTGGAAGAGACAATCATATACGCTACGCTTTGCCGCATGATAAGCTGATCGAAATTATGAAAAAGTACAGGAGATTAGAAGGGTGA